In Castor canadensis chromosome 11, mCasCan1.hap1v2, whole genome shotgun sequence, a single genomic region encodes these proteins:
- the Ccl15 gene encoding C-C motif chemokine 15, with the protein MEISVAALSFLILAAAFGSQARVIHDTLEEILRTEHQLETPVISEGFHVPADCCFSYTSQRIRCSFIRDYFLTSSGCPQPGVIFLTKRGKHVCANPHDLRVQRCMTDLSLASMTNDLGIIRLDGREGV; encoded by the exons ATGGAGATCTCCGTGGCTGCCCTCTCCTTCCTCATCCTTGCTGCTGCCTTTGGATCCCAGGCCCGGGTCATACATG ATACACTAGAAGAAATCCTGAGAACAGAGCATCAACTTGAAACACCAGTTATCAGTGAAG GCTTTCATGTTCCTGCTGATTGCTGCTTCTCCTATACTTCACAAAGAATCCGATGTTCATTCATTAGAGATTATTTTTTAACGAGCAGTGGATGCCCCCAGCCAGGTGTCAT CTTCCTCACCAAGAGAGGGAAACATGTCTGTGCCAACCCCCATGATTTGAGAGTTCAGAGATGCATGACAGACCTGAGCCTGGCCTCAATGACAAATGACCTGGGAATAATAAGACTCGATGGAAGAGAAGGGGTATAA